TATGTTTTGTTAAACCACCCATAAGAACCATATTTTGACTCTTATCTGGAGAATAACCAAGAATAGCTTCCATTGAATGAATAATGGATCCAGATCCTAAAAACAACAATGCTTTCGAATAGGCATGAGTAATCAAATGAAATAAAGCAGCCCGATAAGACCCCATACCTAGAGCTAACATCGTATAACCCAATTGAGACATTGTAGAATAGGCTAAACTTCTCTTAATATCTTTTTGAGCAAGAGCTAAAGTAACTCCTAAAAATACTGTTATTATACCTATCAAAGCTATTAGATTCATTATGAAAGGTATAATTACGAAAAGAGGAAAAAGGCGAGCTACAAGAAAAATTCCCGCCGCTACCATAGTAGCAGCATGTATCAGAGCTGAAATAGGAGTAGGCCCTTCCATGGCATCTGGTAACCATACATGAAGAGGAAATTGCGCCGATTTAGCAATTGCGCCAGAAAATAATAGAAATGCACACAAAGTAACAAATAAAAAATTAACTTGATTATTATAAATCAAGTTATTGAAGATTTTGAACAAATCCCGAAATTCGAAACTGCCCGTTATCCAATAAAGACCTAAAATCCCTAATAATAAACCAAAATCCCCTACACGATTAGTTACAAACGCTTTTTGACAAGCATTCGATGCAATAGGTCGTGTGAACCAAAAACCTATTAATAGATAAGAACACACTCCAACCAATTCCCAAAAAATATAAATTTGTATCAAATTAGAACTAGTAACTAATCCCAACATTGAAGTAGTGAAAAAACTCATATAAGCAAAAAATCTCAAATAACCTTGATCATGAGACATATAATTGTCACTATAAAAAAGAACCAAAATACCAACTGTAGTAATTAATACTGACAAAATAGAAGTAAGTGGGTCAATCAAGTGTCCGAATTCTAAAGAAAAATCATTATTAATAGTCCACGACCATATATATTGATAAATAAAACTACTATTTATTTGCTGAATAGACAAATCGATTGAAAAAATCATGACTATACTTAACAAGAAAACGCTTGGAAAAGCCCACATACGACGCAGTTTTTTTGTTGCTGCCGGAAAAAGCAGGAGTCCCACTCCTATTAACATAGGGACTGGCAATGTAACGAAAGATATGATCCATGAATATTGATATATATGTTCCATAAAAAACTTTTTTAATTAATAAATAATTTTAATTAATAAATATAATTGTTTCTTGTTTCTGATTCATCGACTCTTATATCTTTTTAAATAAGTCAGTCAATAATAATAAAAAAAAAAAAAAAAAATAAAAAAAAAATTGGTAAAACTTAAATCGAATTTTATTTTCTTAATTTTTCGGAATTTTTCAAAAATCCTTCCCATTTTTAAATCAAAAAGTTAAAATGGGTCAAAAAAAAATCCTAGGGAAAAAAATCCTTTTTCTAAAAAAAAAAAATTTTTTTTTTTTTAAAATTAATTTTTTATTTTTAATTTTATAAATTCCAAATTACAAATTTGTATATACATAGAGAAAGAATAAAGAATTCTAAAAAAAGTAGTATTTTTATTTTGATAGGAATAATAAAAAAAAGATGGTTTTACCGAATCCTTTCTGTATCCAATTCCAATAAAATAAATAAATTTTTATTTTAGTTCCTTTATTCAGAATCATTAACTAGTGCATTTTGGAACGGATTTATTTCCTTTCATTATGTTTGTAGAAAACACTATTATATTTGACACCTTTCCTTTACATAAGATAAAAGGAAAGAATTACTAAAATTTTTTTACATAGGACTTTCTAAATTTTAACAAATTAATTAATAGTCTCGCTCGTAATTTGAAAATTTAATTTCAATTAGATATACTTTTTCATCGAGTTTGACCTAATTAAATTACTAGAAAAAAAAGTTTAAGTTTTTTATTAGGATAAATAAATTTTAGATTCTTAAACTTTATTAATGTATTTTATTGCATATATACATATAATATGACAAAAAAGNCAGTGAATATAAATAAAAAAATAAGCGGATAGACTTCTTTTATGATTTATGAAAAGAGTTTAATTTACAGACTAAATACATAGACAATGAATAGTTAGTAAAGAACGATTTTTTTTTAACAATAAATGTCTTTCACATCCAACTATAACAATAAATAACTCCTTTATTTTTGAATGGCAGTTCCAAAAAAGCGCACTTCTATATCAAAAAAGCTTATTCGAAAAAATATTTGGAAAAGAAAGGGATATTGGACAGTATTGAAAGCTTTTTCGTTAGCGAAATCTCTTTCTACAGGTAATTCAAAAAGTTTTTTTGTGCAACAAATAAAAGATTAAAGGTTGGAATAATCTGATTTGACTTGACATGAGAAAAGGTCTAATTTCGTTTATTATTTTCTATTTTCTATTTATATTAATAATATAAATAGAAAATTTAAAAAAATAAAGGATTTCCATTCTTTTTTAATGTTTTGAACTAATCAATATTAAAATTAAATCGAACTCCTTTCTTTTGCTTTTATCTTTTATCATATGTAGAATAAAGAATTCTTTTGCCTACTGAATTCTAAAAACAGTACTTTTTTTCTTTTTGTTTGCAAAAAAAGAAAAAGAGAAGACACAAAGTTTTATCTTTCTTTTTATTATTAGGATATTTTATCATTTTCAGGATAGGGATTATTATTTTCCCCATCGATCCATTTGTCACAATCACAATAATAAATATTCCTAAGTTTTGTCTTTTTTATATTTATACTATTTGAATATAAAAGAGCAAATCTTTGAATGATCTACTTTAATCATATGCTTGGGCTAGAAAATGGATCAAGGTATATATTAAATTAGACAAGATTTTTTTTTAAAGTACGGAGCAGAACTCGAAATTTTTTTGCTATATGATATGTCCAGATCAATGCCCAATTTGGTTACTAAATCCTAACACAAATTCTCTCCACAAAAAAACCCTAACCAATAAAATATTTCCATAAATCTCTTGAATGTAATATTCAAATTGTAATCCAACAAAAAAATTCGATTGTTTTTTCATTATTAAATGAATTTTTCTTCATTAATTTTAATGTTTCCTAAAAAATATTGCATTGAATTGATTCCTTTAAGCTCGACGATTAAATAATAATTTATTATTATGATTTCGAGCAAGCCGCTATGGTGAAATCGGTAGACACGCTGCTCTTAGGAAGCAGTGCTAGAGCATCTCGGTTCGAGTCCGAGTGGCGGCATAACATCCTGTATGTAATTTTCAAAAGGATACAATAAATCCTATAATGAATTCAATTCTTGATTTCAATTCCTCATAATTGAGCCCCCCCCTTTTTTTTATTTTTATGATATTCTCGACTTTAGAACATATATTAACGCATATATCTTTTTCAGTCGTGTCAATTGTAATTACAATTCATTTGATAACCTTATTAGTCGATGAATTCGTAGAACTATATGATTCGTCAGAAAAGGGCATGATAACTACTTTTTTCTGTATAACAGGATTATTAGTTATTCGTTGGATTTTTTTGGGACATTTACCATTAAGTGATTTATATGAATCATTAATCTTTCTTTCATGGGCTTTTTCCATTATTCATATGGTTCCGTATTTTAAAAAACATAAAAATTTTTTAAGCGCAATAACCGCGCCAAGTACTTTTTTTACCCAAGGGTTTGCTACTTCGGGTCTTTTAACTGACATGCATCAATCCGAAATCTTAGTGCCCGCTCTCCAATCTCAGTGGTTAATGATGCACGTAAGTATGATGATATTGGGCTATGCAGCTCTTTTGTGTGGATCATTATTTTCAGTAGCATTTCTAGTAATCACATTTCGAAAAATCATAAGAATTGTTGATAAAAGCAATAATTTATTAAACGATTCGTTTTTCTTTAGTGAGATACAATATATGGCGGAAAGAAAGAATGTTTTAAGAAATATTTCTTTTCTTTCTTCTAGGAATTATTACAGGTTTCAATTGATTCAACAATTAGATGACTGGGGTTGTCGTATTATAAGTATAGGGTTTATCTTTTTAACCATAGGTATTCTTTCGGGAGCAGTCTGGGCTAATGAAGCATGGGGATCATATTGGAATTGGGACCCAAAAGAAACTTGGGCATTTATTACGTGGACCATATTCGCGATTTTTTTTCATATTCGAACAAATAAAAAATTGGAGGGTTTCAATTCCGCAATTGTCGCTTCTATCGGTTTTCTTCTAATTTGGATATGCTATTTTGGAGTTAATTTATTAGGAATAGGACTACATAGTTATGGTTCATTTACATTAACAATTAGCATCTAATTGAATTGAAGAAAGGGTTTGACGAATGCAACTCTATAGGACAACAAAGCGTATATACAAAAAGCTTTAGGTAAGCCGTTGAGAACTTTTTGAATCACTATATTACTTGATTCAAAAAGTTCTTACAAATGCCAATTTGGTTACAATTCATTTTTTTTTTAACTTAAATTTAAGAGACGAAAAAAGAAGTTTTTTTCATTGTATAACATAACAATTTTTAATTTTTAAAAATCATAGGATTTCTTTTTTTTTGTTTTATTTAGAAAAACTATCTAACTATCTATAAAAATAATTAGATAGAATAGCTTCAACCCTGTCAACTGATAATGAGAAAACGAAATCCGGATAAATACCAATACCTATTACAGGCAGAAGGATAGAGATCGAAACAAATAACTCCCGCGGTCCAGAATCAAAAAAAGAAGAGTTTGGGGCATTAAACAGCTTATATCCATAGAACATCTGGCGTAACATAGATAATAAATAAATAGGAGTTAATATCATTCCAACTGCCATTACAAAAGTAATTAATATTTTTGACATTAAAAGATATTTTTGGCCGGTAATTATTCCAAAAAATACTATCAATTCCGCAAAAAAACCGCTCATGCCTGGTAATGCAAGGGAAGCTAGTGATAAGATACTGAATGTCGTGAATATTTTTGGCATTGAGGTAGCCATTCCACCCATTTCATCAAGATAAACACGACGTATTCTATCATAACCCGTTCCTGCCAAGAAAAAAAGTGCGGCACCAATAAATCCATGCGATATTATTTGTAAAATGGCTCCATTGAGTCCCATATCACTTATAGAGCAAATTCCTATAATTATGAAACCCATATGAGATACAGAAGAATAGGCTATTCTTTTTTTTAAATTTCGTTGACCAGGAGATGTTGAAGCTGCATAGATTATTTGCATTACGCCTACTATTATCAACCAGGGAGAAAAAATAGAATGAGCGTGAGATAATAATTCCATATTGATTCGAACCAATCCATATGCCCCCATTTTTAATAAGATTCCGGCTAGAAGCATACAAGTACTATAATGTGCTTCCCCATGGGTGTCTGGTAACCATGTATGTAAGGGTATAATCGGTGATTTGACAGCAAAAGCAATAAGAAATCCAATATAGAAAAATATTTCTAGCGCCACAGGATATGATTGATTAGCTGATGTTTCAAAATGGAATCTCGGTTCATTAGAACCATATAAAGCGATACCCAAAGCTCCCATTAATAAAAAAACGGAACCTCCCGCAGTATACAAAATAAACTTTGTAGCTGAATACAGACGTTTCTTTCCCCCCCACATGGATAGAAGTAGATAAACGGGAATTAATTCTAACTCCCACATGATAAAAAAAAGTAAAAGATCTTGAGAAGAAAATAATCCTATTTGACCACTATACATTGCTAACATCAGAAAATGGAATAATCGAGAATCCCGAGTAATTGGCCGAGCCGCTAAAGTAGCTAAAGTAGTGATAAATCCTGTCAGTAAAATAGGTCCTAAAGAAAATCCATCGATTCCCAATCTCCAGTAAAAATCAAAAAATTGGATCCATTTATAATCTTCTGTTAATTGGATTAATGGATCGTCCAATTGGAAATAATAAGAGAACACATAATTCATTAAAAGGAGTTCAAAGGCACATATAAATATAGTATACCACTTAATTACTTTATTTCCTCTATGAGGGAAAAGGAAAATTAAGGAACCCGCGGATATCGGTAAAACTACAAATATTGTTAACCAAGGAAAAGAATTCATGGTAAAGACAAGATACACTTGGACTAGAAAAACCCGTGCTCGAAAACATAATATTTTTTTTTTTTTATTTTTTTTTTCGAGTACGGGTTTGTGTCGGTAAATAAAAAATCAAATGTATTCAAGTGGGGTTTTCTAGAAAGTATCAATAAGCTAGACCCATGCTTCGAGTTGTTTCATGCCATAAATAAACTCGAACACTCAAGAAATCCGTTGGACAGGCGGATTCACATCTCTTACAACCGACACAGTCCTCTGTTCTTGGAGCAGAAGCAATTTGCTTGGATTTACATCCATCCCAAGGTATCATTTCTAATACATCTGTGGGGCAGGCTCGGACACATTGAGTACACCCTATACATGTATCATAAATCTTTACTGAATGTGACATTAGATTTCTAATTTTTTAACGTCATAAAGTTTCAATCTAGTAAATTTCTAAATGAATCATCATATATTTAGACACCAGACGAATCAATGATTTACCAGAAATTTTCTATTCAATTCTGGATCGACTCATGAGAAAAACCAAGATACTTTAATTTTTACGTTTTCGCAAACATGATCAGATAAGTTACGTATCTTATATGCCAACTTGAATTAATGAACATGAAAATTATATTCTATATGATTAATACTACTTATTCAACAAATTCGATTGATTGATACGGGTTGATTTTCTATTACGATAAATTGATGAAACAATAGCTGGTCCAATAGCTGCTTCAGCGGCTGCGATAGCTATAACAAAATGGAAAAAAATATTTCCTTTTAATTGGCGGCTATCAAAAAAATCAGAAAATGTTACGAAATTTAGATTAACTGCATTCAGTATAAGTTCAAGGCACATAAGGGCTCTAACCATATTTCGACTCGTGATCAATCCATAGATACCAATAGAAAATAAATAGGCACTCAAAACAAGTACATGTTCGAGCATCATTGACCAACTCCTTATCAATTTCGATTTATTTCAATATAAACAACAATTCAACATCAACAGATTGGATTGGCTAAAATAAGAATATCCCAAATACAAATCAAAGAAATATTTGGATAATAGATCAAATAAAAGAATTTATACATAAAAAATCTTTAAATAGAATTGAAGGAAAATAGATGTGATAACATAGACCAAAGTTTAATTTGGATTGCGATTACTAATTCTAAAGATTTTTTACTGACGAGCCACAGCAATCGCACCTATCAAAGCAACTAAAAGAATTATTGAAATGAATTCAAATGGAAGAAAAAAATCTGTTGATAAATGAATTCCAATTTGTTGACCATTACTTATCAAATCTTGTTCTATAATCTGATTTGTTCTTGTAGTCCAAATAATTCCATACCATGACGTATCTGGAAGAATAGTAATTAGTGAAACAAAAATACTTGTACAAACTAAAGAAGTAACCCCGCTTCCAACAGTCCAAAGATTAAAATCTTTGTAATATTCTGAACCATTCATGAACATCACGGCAAATATAATTAAAACATTTATAGCTCCCACATAAATAAGGAGCTGTGCGGCAGCTACAAAATGAGAGTTTGATAAAATATAGAATAAAGATATACAAACAAGAACCAATCCCAACGAAAAGGCAGAATAAATTGGGTTGGTAAGTAATACCACTCCTAGACCTCCTAATATAAGACCTAATCCTAGAAAGACTAAAAGAAAATCATGAATTAGTCCAGGCAAATCCATTGCACGTAAAATAAGAAATAAAAAAAAATTGAATTGTTTTTCATGACCTTATTGACCCGACCAGGAAAACTTTTTTATAATAAGTTCTTAATTGAATTAAACCCTAAGGAGTGTAAATTAATTACTATATGTACAGCTATTCTACTAATCTCATCCTTTCTCAAAAAGGCATTCTAAATTTTTTTTTTCGAAATAATTATGGATAGAATTAAAGATATATTAATAGATTTTCAATCCAAATTAAGTCGCGACGCAATTATCATCAATCAATCAAATCAATAGTTGGAATTTGTAATTTTTGTAGTTATTGACCAAGAAAATAAAAGAAAACCCATTTCATCCTTTCATCCTTTTAGATCAAAACAGAATTTGAGTTTAATAATTGTACTTTTTAATCAATCAAAGTGGTTTACCTATTTTTTTTGAGTTGAATTCAAAATTGTTCGAATTGTATAATCGTCAACTACTGACATTGGTAAACGACCTAAAGCAATTTGATTATAATTCAATTCGTGACGATCATAAGTAGAAAGCTCATATTCTTCAGTCATCGATAAACAATTTGTCGGACAATACTCAACACAGTTGCCACAAAATATACAGATTCCGAAATCAATACTGTAATTAAGCAACCGTTTCTTTCGAATGTCAGTTTCCAATTTCCAATCAACAACAGGTAGATCTATAGGACATACACGAACACATACTTCACAAGCAATGCATTTATCAAATTCAAAATGAATTCGACCGCGGAAACGCTCCGATGTGATTAATTTTTCATAAGGATATTGAATAGTTACAGGTAAACGATTTGCATGAGATAAGGTAATCATAAAACCTTGACCAATGTACCTTGCAGCTCGTATGGTTTGTTGCCCATAATTCATGAACCCAGTTACCATGGGAAACATATCGTAAATATTTATGAATAATTTTATGTTTGTTTTTTTCTCTTGTTTGAAGACAAGTTAGGAATATAGAAAAATATTCTTTTATAGTGAAAGAAGTTGGAAAGAGGTTGTTAATAATAGATTACCGAGAGAAATAGGTAAAAGAAATTTCCATCCAAGATTTAAAAGTTGGTCCATTCTTAGTCTAGGTAAAGTCCATCTTGTTGTGATAGGAATGAACAAGAACAAATAAGTTTTAACCAATGTAATAAAGATACCAATTGTTGTTCCAAAGACTCCGCCTATTTTTTTTATTTCAAAAAGCTCAGGAACGAATATATACGGAATAGAGATATTCCAACCGCCCAAGTAAAGAACTGTTACAAATAATGAAGAAACTAATAAGTTTAGATAGGAAGCAATATAAAATAAACCAAATTTGATGCCCGAATATTCGGTTTGATAACCTGCTACTAATTCTTCTTCTGCTTCTGGTAAATCAAAAGGCAATCTCTCACATTCTGCTAGAGAAGAAATAAAAAAAATGATAAATCCTATAGGTTGACGCCACAAATTCCACCCCCAAAAACCAGATTTTGATTGTGCCTCAACTATATCAACTGTACTTGAACTATTAGATAATCATAGTCGGTGATAACATCACTGTTCCCATCGCTATTACAGAACCGTACATGAAATTCTCACCTCATACGGCTCCTCGAAGGCCATAAATAAATTTAAGGATCAGATCAGATTATTTATTTTGATATATTTGTAGAATAGATAGGATCAAAATAAAATCTATCGACGTTCCAAAATTCGAGCAATGAAATTCTATCTGTTATAATACTAAAAAAATACTTCTGAATTGATCTCATCCTTTAATAATTTAAATTTTTCTTTCTTGAGTAATAACTTAAATCCTTCAATAAAATACTCTTTGTAAAAAGTAAAATATTCTTTGTAAAAATACCAATAGATATTTTCTATCGTTTTCGATTACGAAAAAGTTAGATATTCCGAATTATGACACGAATTCCATCTCTATGAATATCGATAAAAAAAGAACAAAAAGGATTGATTTTTTTTTCTATTGTAATTAGATTCTTTTTTTTTTTTCGTTCCTATTCTTCTTTCTGAAAAAAAAAAAAGAAGAAAAGGGGATTAAAAAAAGGAAAGGATTATTTCGTTCCTGATAGTTATTTCTTTAATCGGTGGGTAGGAGCATACTCTGGATCGGAATCATGGGGAGTACTGCCTAATCATTTCTACCAAGTTAAAGCCCCAATTAATATACTTTTTTATATTATACCGAAATATCTTTTTAGATAATTTTTTTAATCTCTCTTACTAATCCTTTGTGTATCTTGGTGTTCCTAACCATCCACTCATTTTTGCTTAATCACCTGTTAGCATTATGGTAATACATATAAATGATAGTGAAAACTCAATAAGGTTGATATTTTGGGCCCGCTTCAAGCCAGGATGACTAATCAACCAATCTTGGGGCAAACATTCTTCTTTTCTTATGTTTATTTCTGTTTTACTCTTGTACATAGGAAATGAGTCTCAATTTTTTTACTGCAAATGTAGAAGTTGTTTTCTTTCACTCATATAACTATCCAATTTAGTTCATCAACCCAAACGATGAATAAAAAATGAAGATATCTATTCAATTAATTTCGCCTTCTTCCTAAAAAGATAAAAAGAAAGGAATAGGGAAAAGTTTATATTTCAACAAATCACACGTAGAGATATGGATAACACACAAAGAGTTAATGGTATTTCATAACTAATCGATTGAGCAGCAGCTCGTAAACCACCCAAAAAGGAATATTTATTATTTGATCCATATCCTGACATAAGAAGTCCGATGGGAGCAATACTTGAAATGGCAATCCATAAAAAAACACCAATATTTAGATCAGTTAAAACAAGGTGATAGCCAAAAGGAATTACCGAATAGCTTAATAGAGTTGATATGACTGCTATGGATGGTCCGATACTGAATAAACGAATATCCCCCCTAGATGGAAAAAGATTCTCTTTGAAAAGTAGTTTTGTCCCATCCGCTAGAGCTTGAAGAACTCCTAAAGGACCGGCATATTCAGGTCCAATACGTTGTTGTATCCCTGCAGATATTTCTCTTTCTAACCATACAATTACTAGTATGCCTATCGTGATTCCCAATACAAGAATAAAAATCGGGACAAACACCCATATAATTCCATAGACCTCGTTTAAGGATTCTAATCTAGAAAAAGAATTGATAGCTTGTATTTCTGTTGTATCAATTATCATTTCAACGATCAACTTCTCCCATAATGATATCTATACTACCTAGTATTGTCATAATATCGGCCAATTTCATTCTTTTAACTAATTCAGGAAGAATTTGCAAATTGATAAAACCCGGCGGACGAATTTTCCATCTCCAAGGAAAACCGCTCTGATCTCCTATCAGAAAAATTCCCAATTCTCCTTTTGGGGCTTCGACTCTCACATAAAGTTCTTGTTTCGGTAATTCAAAAGTAGGAGAAGTTTTTTTACTAATGAATCGATATTCGAAATCGTTCCATTCCGAATCCCTTTCTCTATCAAAACGTCGGATTTCTAAATTCTCATAGGGCCCCCCCGGAATTCCTTCCAGAGCCTGTTGAATAATTTTTATAGATTCCATCATTTCACCAATTCGGACTAAATAACGAGCTAAGGAATCTCCTTCTTTTTGCCACTGGATTTCCCAATCAAATTCGTCGTAACACTCATAATGATCAACTTTACGAAGATCCCATTGTACTCCGGAAGCTCGTAGCATTGGTCCCGATAAACCCCAATTTTTTGCTTCCTCTGTACCAACAATACCTACTCCCTCAACTCGTTCTAAAAAAATAGGATTTCGCGTAATAAGTTTTTGATATTCAGTAACTCCTGTTAAAAAATAATCGCAAAAATCCAAACATTTATCTATCCAACCATGAGGTAGATCAGACGCTACTCCCCCGATACGAAAAAAATTATGCATCATTCTCATACCAGTGGCAGCTTCGAATAAATCATATACTAACTCTCTTTCTCTAAAAATATAGAAGAAAGGAGTCTGTGCACCAATATCTGCCATAAAGGGACCAAGCCATAACAAATGAGAAGCTATACGACTCAATTCCAACATAATTATTCTGATATAGCCAGCTCTTTTAGGCACTTGAATATTTCCTAACAGTTCTGGACCATTTACTGTTATTGCTTCTGTGAACATAGTAGCCAAATAATCCCAACGTGTTACATAGGGCAAATATTGTATAATTGTTCGATTTTCCGCAATTTTTTCCATTCCTCTGTGTAAATAACCTAATATTGGTTCACAGTCAATAACATCTTCCCCGTCTAGAGTAACGATGAGGCGAAGAACACCATGCATTGATGGGTGGTGGGGGCCCATATTAACTATCATAAGGTCTTTTCGTGTAGCTGGTACATTCATAGGGTTTCCTTGATCCATTCGTCCATGAATTACTGAAAACAAAAAGAAGTTCATCTCAAGATCTAATAAATCAAATAATTCAAAAAAACTCTTAAAATTAACGAGTTTTTGATTCCCGAATATCCAACAGGATAATTAATTCTTTATAACGTACTCTATTTTTCTTTGCTAAATAAGACAGGAGTCGTTGTCGTTTTCCTAGAATTTTTCGCAAACCTCTCTGAGATAAATAGTCTTTTCTATGCAATTCCAAATGTGAAGTAAGTCTTCGTATCTTATTAGTGAAACTTACTATTTGAAATTCAACAGATCCCTTGTTTTCGTCTTTTTCTTCTTGTGAAATAACTGAAATGAATGAATTTTTTACCATAAAACAAGCACTTCCCTTTTTAATTATTAATTATTAATTAAGTTTAAAATATTTTTTTATTGATCAGTAATAATAAAAAATTTATTAAATAAAATAATGTCAGTTCATTTTAATTTGGTATAAACAAAAATCTTTACTTTGTTAGTAATTCAAAATTTTGTTAAATACAATTTATCATTAATCAATCCAATTTTTTTTTTATTCGGTTATAGATACAAAAGGATGGTATATTTCTTCGCTTACAAAAGAGAAAAAAATTCTACTTAATATGAAAAGAAAAAAATTCCATTGATTCGTTTCTAGATCTAATTGATACATAATTGAATTCCATGTATCAGAATGGAATATGGAGTGGAAAAGAAAAAGAATGACGTACCCATCTCCTTGTTTTCATATACTAAATCAGATATGCTATGGGATATATGAAAAATGCACCCTTATCAAAATTTCAACCGCGGATATATATATATTCTTACCATACTGAACCGACTAGCATTATTAGTATCGAACCAATAACGATTCATACAAGCTAAATCTTCTAATCGAAAATTGGGCCAAAGAAAAAATTGTAATTTAATTAGTTTCTTTTTATCTCTATCAAAATGTTTGCTTTTATCTAAAATGGGACTACAATTTTTTATGTTATTACCATTGAAAATTTCTGTATTTATATGAATATCATTTTGATTTTTTAAATTGAAAAGAATTCTTAATTCTCTACGACGTTTAGGGGATAAAATATTTTCAGGAACAAGTAAATCATAATCATTTTTGTTTCTATTTCCAATTATACTTTGATGTCTTTCAATAGATTCGGTAAAATTCTTTTTATCAACATAAAAATTTTCTCTGTATTTTTGATTAATTTGTTGTTTGTTCTTATGAACTAATAGGATACCTACCATTTGATACAAAATAAATTGTCCATCATTTTTTACCGACAGACGAACAGGTTCGATAATCAATATTCCCTTTTTCATTAATTCCGTAAGAGTTAAATCCTTCTGAACCATCAGAATATTCAAACTTATTTCTTGCCTTTGAATAGAAGATATAATAATTTCTCGTGGATTTGTCAGTCTAAGCAGGAGACAATATACTTTGATATTATTGATTATTTTGTGATTTAAAGAACCATTCCATCTTAATTGAAAACATAAATACCGTTTTAGGAAGAAATCAAGTTCTACTTCCATATGACTTTTGTTTTGCTTTTTATTTCTATGTTTTTTCATATCTAATTCTATATAATCTTCTTCAATATCTTTTTCTTGATTTGCGAAAACTGACCCAAAGTCCCCTTGGTCTTCGGATTCTTTTTCTTCGTGATTTTGA
The sequence above is a segment of the Hevea brasiliensis chloroplast, complete genome genome. Coding sequences within it:
- the ndhG gene encoding NADH dehydrogenase subunit 6 — its product is MDLPGLIHDFLLVFLGLGLILGGLGVVLLTNPIYSAFSLGLVLVCISLFYILSNSHFVAAAQLLIYVGAINVLIIFAVMFMNGSEYYKDFNLWTVGSGVTSLVCTSIFVSLITILPDTSWYGIIWTTRTNQIIEQDLISNGQQIGIHLSTDFFLPFEFISIILLVALIGAIAVARQ
- the ndhI gene encoding NADH dehydrogenase subunit I gives rise to the protein MFPMVTGFMNYGQQTIRAARYIGQGFMITLSHANRLPVTIQYPYEKLITSERFRGRIHFEFDKCIACEVCVRVCPIDLPVVDWKLETDIRKKRLLNYSIDFGICIFCGNCVEYCPTNCLSMTEEYELSTYDRHELNYNQIALGRLPMSVVDDYTIRTILNSTQKK
- the ndhA gene encoding NADH dehydrogenase subunit 1: MIIDTTEIQAINSFSRLESLNEVYGIIWVFVPIFILVLGITIGILVIVWLEREISAGIQQRIGPEYAGPLGVLQALADGTKLLFKENLFPSRGDIRLFSIGPSIAVISTLLSYSVIPFGYHLVLTDLNIGVFLWIAISSIAPIGLLMSGYGSNNKYSFLGGLRAAAQSISYEIPLTLCVLSISLLSNSSSTVDIVEAQSKSGFWGWNLWRQPIGFIIFFISSLAECERLPFDLPEAEEELVAGYQTEYSGIKFGLFYIASYLNLLVSSLFVTVLYLGGWNISIPYIFVPELFEIKKIGGVFGTTIGIFITLVKTYLFLFIPITTRWTLPRLRMDQLLNLGWKFLLPISLGNLLLTTSFQLLSL
- the ndhH gene encoding NADH dehydrogenase subunit 7, whose product is MNVPATRKDLMIVNMGPHHPSMHGVLRLIVTLDGEDVIDCEPILGYLHRGMEKIAENRTIIQYLPYVTRWDYLATMFTEAITVNGPELLGNIQVPKRAGYIRIIMLELSRIASHLLWLGPFMADIGAQTPFFYIFRERELVYDLFEAATGMRMMHNFFRIGGVASDLPHGWIDKCLDFCDYFLTGVTEYQKLITRNPIFLERVEGVGIVGTEEAKNWGLSGPMLRASGVQWDLRKVDHYECYDEFDWEIQWQKEGDSLARYLVRIGEMMESIKIIQQALEGIPGGPYENLEIRRFDRERDSEWNDFEYRFISKKTSPTFELPKQELYVRVEAPKGELGIFLIGDQSGFPWRWKIRPPGFINLQILPELVKRMKLADIMTILGSIDIIMGEVDR
- the rps15 gene encoding ribosomal protein S15, with protein sequence MVKNSFISVISQEEKDENKGSVEFQIVSFTNKIRRLTSHLELHRKDYLSQRGLRKILGKRQRLLSYLAKKNRVRYKELIILLDIRESKTR